In Deltaproteobacteria bacterium, a single window of DNA contains:
- the gspE gene encoding type II secretion system ATPase GspE: MAVATRSLEAFLIEHGGVSAATLDKARERQRDGRGLGDVLQEMGAIDSRTWAHALAEHYGLPFADRLPDNPETVKLISALPINFAKRYQLLPIGVDGDWLTVASADPGNFGPIDDVRLLLRHPVRVLVVPAPVVEAAINRAYDQASGSASELMEGLEGERLDLLATELEHEPRDLLEADEEAPIIRLVNSLLFQAVKDRASDIHIEPFERDLAVRFRIDGILYDILSPPKRFQPIITSRVKIMAGLNIAEKRLPQDGRIRIRLAGKDVDIRVSIVPTAFGERVVMRLLDRASTLLQLEDLGLIGNKHDLVDKLIRQTHGIILVTGPTGSGKTTTLYAALSKINTTDKNIITIEDPIEYQLHGVGQIQVNPKIELTFASGLRSVLRQDPDVIMVGEIRDVETAEIAIQAALTGHLVFSTLHTNDSFGAMTRLLDMGIEPFLVSSSVIAVMAQRLVRRVCPDCRVPYVPAVEELRELGIRPDRAAGRTMYRTGSGCAACKQTGYRGRTGIHELLVVDDEIRNLIMKNADAATIRREATGKGMDTLRQDGADKVINGITTIEEILRVTQEDLV, translated from the coding sequence ATGGCTGTCGCAACCAGGTCGCTGGAGGCCTTTCTCATCGAGCACGGCGGCGTCTCCGCCGCTACGCTTGACAAGGCGCGCGAACGCCAACGCGACGGCCGCGGCCTCGGCGACGTGCTCCAGGAAATGGGCGCCATCGATAGCCGCACCTGGGCTCATGCCCTGGCCGAACACTACGGCCTGCCGTTTGCCGACCGCCTGCCCGACAATCCCGAGACCGTCAAGCTCATCAGTGCTCTGCCGATCAACTTCGCCAAGCGCTACCAGCTGCTGCCGATCGGTGTCGACGGCGATTGGCTGACTGTCGCCAGCGCCGACCCCGGTAACTTCGGGCCGATCGACGATGTGCGGCTGCTGTTGCGCCACCCGGTGCGCGTGCTGGTGGTGCCCGCTCCGGTAGTAGAGGCGGCCATCAACCGCGCCTACGACCAGGCCTCGGGTTCCGCCTCGGAGCTTATGGAAGGCCTCGAAGGCGAACGCCTCGACCTGCTCGCCACCGAACTCGAACACGAACCGCGCGACCTCCTCGAAGCCGACGAAGAAGCCCCCATCATCCGGTTGGTTAACTCGTTGCTGTTTCAGGCGGTCAAGGATCGCGCCAGCGATATTCACATCGAGCCCTTCGAGCGCGATCTGGCGGTGCGCTTCCGCATCGATGGCATCCTCTATGACATCCTTTCGCCGCCGAAGCGCTTCCAGCCCATCATCACCTCGCGCGTCAAGATCATGGCCGGGCTCAACATCGCCGAAAAGCGGCTGCCGCAAGACGGGCGCATTCGCATCCGCCTGGCGGGCAAGGACGTCGATATCCGTGTCTCGATCGTACCCACCGCCTTCGGCGAGCGCGTGGTGATGCGCTTGCTCGATCGCGCCAGCACACTGTTGCAACTCGAAGACCTCGGCTTGATCGGCAACAAGCATGACCTGGTCGATAAGCTGATACGGCAGACCCACGGCATCATCCTGGTCACCGGGCCGACCGGTAGCGGCAAGACCACCACGCTCTATGCCGCGCTATCCAAAATCAACACCACCGACAAGAACATCATCACCATCGAGGACCCGATCGAGTACCAGCTGCACGGGGTCGGGCAGATTCAGGTCAATCCCAAGATCGAGCTGACGTTCGCCAGCGGTCTGCGCTCGGTTCTGCGCCAGGACCCGGACGTCATCATGGTCGGTGAAATCCGCGACGTGGAGACGGCTGAAATCGCCATTCAAGCGGCGCTCACCGGCCATCTGGTCTTCTCCACGCTGCACACCAACGACTCCTTCGGTGCCATGACCCGCTTGCTCGACATGGGCATCGAGCCGTTCCTGGTTTCGTCGTCGGTGATTGCGGTGATGGCTCAGCGCTTGGTGCGCCGCGTCTGCCCCGACTGCCGCGTGCCTTACGTTCCCGCGGTCGAGGAGTTGCGCGAGCTCGGTATCCGCCCCGACCGCGCCGCCGGCCGCACCATGTATCGTACCGGCTCCGGCTGTGCCGCTTGCAAGCAGACCGGCTACCGCGGGCGCACCGGCATCCACGAACTGCTGGTGGTTGACGACGAGATCCGCAACCTGATCATGAAGAACGCCGATGCCGCCACCATCCGTCGCGAAGCCACGGGCAAGGGCATGGACACCTTGCGCCAGGACGGGGCGGACAAGGTGATCAACGGAATCACGACGATCGAAGAGATCCTCCGCGTCACGCAAGAGGACCTGGTGTAA
- the gspF gene encoding type II secretion system inner membrane protein GspF, with product MPVYAYKGLTNEGKAVNGIVDAESPKAARLKLRRTGVFPTDLAEDRTGRVTTKTATPSAASRFQLNLGLGQLFERVSPQDLALMTRQLSTLVGAGLPLVECLTALIEQIDSARLKRTLSRVREQVVEGRALAEALREHPRVFSDLYVNMVRAGEASGALDVVLMRLAEYTESAARLRAKVRSALTYPVLMGVLGSSILLFLISYVVPRITRIFEENKQALPVMTTILLAISGFCAEYWWAIVGTAVAAVISVRVSIRTPEGRRRYDAYTLRIPYFGKLLKKVALARFARTLCTLLRSGIALLTSLDIVKNVVGNLVLSDAIDNARNSIREGQSIEPPLRKSGLFPPLLLHMIAVGERSGELEEMLSRAADAYDNDVEASVSALTSILEPMMIIVMGGVVLFIVLAILVPIFELNQLVR from the coding sequence ATGCCGGTTTACGCCTACAAGGGCCTCACCAACGAAGGCAAGGCCGTCAACGGCATCGTTGACGCCGAGAGCCCCAAGGCGGCCCGGCTCAAGCTGCGCCGCACCGGCGTTTTTCCCACCGACCTGGCTGAAGATCGCACCGGCCGAGTCACGACCAAGACCGCCACGCCGAGTGCCGCCAGCCGCTTCCAACTGAATCTCGGGCTCGGGCAGCTCTTCGAGCGGGTCTCGCCGCAGGACCTAGCCCTGATGACCCGCCAGCTGTCGACCCTGGTGGGTGCCGGCCTGCCGCTGGTCGAGTGCCTGACCGCGTTGATCGAGCAGATCGACAGCGCCCGGCTCAAGCGCACGCTGTCGCGGGTGCGCGAGCAAGTGGTCGAGGGCCGGGCTCTGGCCGAGGCCCTGCGCGAGCATCCGCGCGTATTTTCCGATCTCTACGTCAACATGGTGCGCGCCGGTGAGGCCAGCGGTGCTCTCGACGTCGTGCTGATGCGGCTGGCCGAGTACACCGAGAGCGCGGCGCGGCTGCGCGCCAAAGTGCGCAGCGCGCTCACTTATCCGGTCTTGATGGGCGTGCTCGGCAGCTCGATTCTGCTGTTCCTCATCTCCTATGTCGTTCCGCGCATCACCCGCATCTTCGAGGAGAACAAGCAGGCGCTGCCGGTGATGACGACGATCTTGCTGGCCATCAGCGGCTTCTGCGCCGAGTACTGGTGGGCGATCGTGGGCACGGCGGTCGCCGCCGTCATCTCGGTGCGCGTCTCCATCCGCACCCCGGAAGGGCGCCGGCGCTATGATGCCTACACCTTGCGTATCCCGTACTTCGGCAAGCTGCTCAAGAAGGTGGCGCTGGCGCGCTTCGCGCGCACGCTCTGCACGCTCTTGCGCAGCGGCATCGCCCTGCTGACCTCGCTCGACATCGTCAAGAACGTCGTCGGCAATCTGGTGCTGAGTGACGCCATAGATAACGCCCGCAACAGCATCCGCGAGGGCCAAAGCATCGAGCCGCCGCTGCGCAAGAGCGGCTTGTTCCCGCCGCTGCTGCTGCACATGATCGCCGTCGGCGAGCGCAGCGGCGAGCTCGAGGAAATGCTCTCGCGCGCCGCCGATGCCTACGACAACGACGTCGAGGCCAGCGTCAGCGCCCTCACCAGTATTTTGGAGCCGATGATGATTATTGTGATGGGCGGCGTCGTCTTATTCATCGTGCTGGCAATCCTGGTGCCGATCTTCGAACTCAACCAGCTGGTTCGTTGA
- the gspG gene encoding type II secretion system major pseudopilin GspG: MTRVQGQSGFTLIEIMVVVFILGLLVALVGPKIMGRTDDARVVKAKADVKGIEEALHLFKLDCGRYPSTGEGLEALVARGGGSNCRKYSPEGYLDKVPHDPWDNRYAYFSNGQDIIIKSYGADGQEGGEGKNADIDSRALD, translated from the coding sequence ATGACGCGCGTGCAGGGCCAATCCGGATTCACGCTGATCGAGATCATGGTGGTGGTGTTTATCCTCGGGCTGCTCGTCGCCCTTGTCGGCCCTAAGATCATGGGCCGCACCGACGACGCCCGCGTCGTCAAAGCCAAGGCCGACGTCAAGGGCATCGAAGAGGCGCTGCACTTGTTCAAGCTCGACTGCGGCCGCTACCCCAGCACCGGCGAGGGCTTGGAGGCGCTGGTGGCCCGCGGCGGCGGCAGCAATTGCCGCAAGTATAGCCCCGAGGGCTACCTCGATAAGGTGCCCCACGATCCCTGGGACAACCGCTACGCTTACTTTAGCAACGGCCAGGACATCATCATTAAGTCCTACGGCGCCGATGGCCAAGAGGGCGGCGAAGGCAAGAATGCCGACATCGATAGCCGAGCGCTCGATTGA
- a CDS encoding prepilin-type N-terminal cleavage/methylation domain-containing protein, whose protein sequence is MPTSIAERSIDDRPRRRAAGFTLIEVALVLLIISIVLALTIPRLRSVSRAELGAQARRLTNTFRFLRSEAILTGQICQLRYDLNRERYWVTVSDPGGESSAPLRAGGPLARGVSLESPVGISDIVLPESVGKVQEGQWLTNFYPDGTIDLTVIHIDNGTDAFTLWVNPLTGRLFLSPGYQEVDYGA, encoded by the coding sequence ATGCCGACATCGATAGCCGAGCGCTCGATTGACGATCGGCCGCGCCGGCGCGCGGCCGGCTTCACCCTCATCGAGGTCGCGCTGGTCCTGCTCATCATCTCGATCGTGCTGGCGCTCACTATCCCACGCCTGCGCAGCGTCTCGCGTGCCGAGCTGGGAGCCCAGGCGCGCCGCTTGACCAATACCTTCCGCTTCTTGCGCAGCGAGGCGATTCTGACCGGTCAGATTTGCCAACTGCGCTACGATCTCAACCGCGAACGCTACTGGGTCACCGTTAGTGATCCGGGAGGCGAGAGCAGCGCACCGCTGCGGGCAGGCGGTCCACTTGCCCGCGGCGTCAGCCTGGAGTCGCCCGTCGGCATCAGCGACATCGTCCTCCCCGAGAGCGTCGGCAAGGTCCAAGAAGGGCAGTGGTTGACCAACTTCTATCCCGACGGCACCATCGACCTGACCGTGATCCACATCGACAACGGCACCGATGCCTTCACCCTCTGGGTCAACCCGCTCACCGGCCGGCTCTTCCTCAGCCCGGGCTACCAGGAGGTGGATTATGGCGCCTAG
- a CDS encoding prepilin-type N-terminal cleavage/methylation domain-containing protein, whose amino-acid sequence MAPRPRGGRGFTLIEVLVAVVIIAVAFTSLLALQNRNLALVGRGQNVTTATLLMRELVARVELYPEFSELGTATGEFDGFPGFRWERDVSATTFEELREVRLHVMWGEGARQGADLLYYVHREPEAAR is encoded by the coding sequence ATGGCGCCTAGGCCGCGCGGCGGCCGGGGTTTTACCCTCATCGAGGTGCTGGTCGCTGTGGTGATCATTGCCGTTGCCTTCACCTCGTTGCTGGCACTGCAGAATCGCAACTTGGCCCTAGTGGGGCGTGGCCAGAACGTTACCACGGCTACCCTGCTGATGCGCGAGTTGGTGGCCCGCGTCGAGCTCTATCCGGAGTTCTCCGAGCTCGGCACCGCCACCGGCGAGTTCGACGGTTTCCCGGGTTTTCGCTGGGAACGGGATGTGAGTGCGACCACCTTCGAGGAGTTACGCGAGGTCCGACTCCACGTCATGTGGGGCGAGGGTGCGCGGCAGGGCGCAGACTTGCTGTACTATGTTCACCGGGAACCCGAAGCCGCACGCTGA
- a CDS encoding prepilin-type N-terminal cleavage/methylation domain-containing protein, with protein MFTGNPKPHAEAGFTLLEVLVAMTILGIILLTVYGALSRALYTKAYAEDRAELYAAGREAVLRIADDLEAALPPRPRGDLAFHGLSHGERPPVDAVQFSRRTHSGLRPIALQSGRATVTYSLDPLGEGSKAFVLRRDEVPLMTELPEGEEDLAGDTLEALPTPKATAIYLLDPADCTEGRFCVVGLRFRHLDPITEEWVSQWDSTEKEQLNRLPAATEVALYLSDSNGAVHDFSTVVDLVLAAASIPTPTVAPSRRGGP; from the coding sequence ATGTTCACCGGGAACCCGAAGCCGCACGCTGAAGCGGGCTTTACGTTGCTCGAGGTGCTGGTCGCCATGACCATCCTCGGCATCATCTTGCTCACCGTCTACGGGGCGCTCTCGCGGGCGCTCTACACTAAGGCCTACGCCGAGGATCGCGCCGAGTTGTACGCCGCCGGTCGCGAGGCGGTGCTGCGAATCGCCGACGACCTCGAGGCCGCGTTGCCCCCGAGGCCGCGCGGGGACCTTGCTTTTCACGGCCTCAGCCACGGCGAGCGGCCGCCGGTCGACGCTGTGCAGTTCAGCCGGCGCACGCACAGCGGCCTGCGGCCGATCGCCTTGCAGAGTGGACGGGCGACGGTGACCTACTCACTCGATCCCCTGGGCGAAGGCAGTAAAGCCTTCGTGCTGCGCCGGGACGAGGTGCCGCTCATGACCGAGTTGCCCGAGGGCGAAGAGGACCTCGCCGGCGACACGCTCGAGGCGCTGCCCACCCCCAAAGCTACGGCTATCTATCTCCTGGACCCGGCCGACTGCACCGAAGGCCGCTTCTGCGTCGTTGGCCTGCGCTTTCGCCACCTCGATCCCATCACCGAGGAGTGGGTCTCGCAGTGGGACTCCACCGAGAAGGAACAGCTCAATCGCCTGCCCGCCGCCACCGAGGTGGCGCTCTACTTGAGCGACAGCAACGGTGCGGTGCACGACTTCTCGACCGTGGTGGATCTCGTGCTGGCGGCCGCCAGCATCCCGACTCCGACGGTGGCGCCCTCCCGGCGCGGTGGCCCGTAA